CACGATAATCTCAGCTTGAATGAAGTCTTTCGCATTTGGTCTGCTTTTATAACTAACTACATTAACCTGCAGGATTAATGAgttttttccttgaaaaataaatctaaaataataaagaagTAAGTTGTATCTGATCATatctcaaatttcaaaattggTATACCTGACATGCATAAGGCACTTCATTTCTGTACTGCATAAAGATTTTTTCTCTAAGAATTTCAGCCACAAAAAATCTCTCAGGATGCTCACTAGCAATATCCTAAAGAGGAATGGCATTATTTGATTTCAGATGTAAAGATTTACCTCTGTAAGGAGGAACACAAAATGAACTAACTCGCAAACATTTTTCTACAGCAATCCCACATTAGAAACTtatcatgaatttcattaaaaTTGTAAACTGAATATAATAATAGCAAAAATTGACACACCTTAGGATAATAAGCTGGTCCGATTGGAAGTTTTGATAGAATCCACTCCTTAACATCATCCACCCCATGGCCATACTTGGCGCTCACTGGCATGACCTCATCCACTCCAGTAAACTTTTCATACCACTGCAAAAAATATGGTGCCTATCTATAATGAATCCGCGCAGCAATATTGGAGCAAAAATAGTTAGCAGAAGCATGGATGCAGAATTTCAGGTACAAGATTTAGTTTGGAAGGTTAAACTAGCCAAAGGATTACCACACAGGCTATCCAAAATCACTAGTCAGTTCCATGCTTCCAGAACGtgattaatttatttgtctTGTTTGGGACAGATAGGCAACCGTCGCTTATCATCTAATGAAATAGAGCGCATGTAAGTGACTATTAAGATCTTAACAAAATAAGAAACCGAAGCAGGAAAAGAGACACCTAGCCAAATCATTAGGTTCAGTGCATATACCAAACAAGGTATTGCTGTGTAAGATTCATAAATAACAGCTTATCAGCAATTATACCTCAATTCTCTTAGCTATCTCTCCAGGTTTAATTAGATCTTTCTTGTTCAAAACCAGCAAGGTCGGTAACTTATCTTTGCGGTCTCCAACCCCCTCTTCCAATACGTCATCAATCTAATAGCAGCTGTATACCATTAGTTTAGAATTCAAAGttgaattttgttttaaaagtaAAACGCAATACCTTTTGAGGTTCCTTACAAACATCAACAACAACAATTACACAGTCCGCATTGAAGGCAGCACTTCGGACATTCTTCATCATCATAGAATCCAACTTGTGCATTTTCTTCTCTATGACACCCGGTGTATCATAAAGTATCATCTACAGCCAATTCAATAAGaatagcttttgaaaaaacTATGTCAATTGCACACAAGTatatttcttttctcttcacTTTAAAAATGGAACACTTGGATTACATCACAGTGGATGGACGGACCATTCATGATTCACGAAAACTGTAACATGGGCAGATGAGTCCGGCCTGTTCCTCGACAGTTGTTCAAGTgaagtttaaaagaaaaaaaggcaaaagaacAGACAATTTAAAAACCGACGATATTTTTTCGATGTTAGGTGCCCAATTTCTATTTTACTCAAGCAGAGACATGTGAATTTATATGTAAACTATTCAAGAAAGCCATATTAGCATAAGCACtaatatgatgagtatcatatCCTTCATAGATCTTACTACGATTGCCTCTGGCATATGCAAATTATCTTCTTGCAAGAACTAGCGTTTTGTAACAACGAGGGATCATAATTGCATGGGAGGTCATTCGGTTTTGGTGAGTTCAACAACCTTGTTTCATTTGCGATTATTTATAACCATGTAGAAGCATGGGTCTCACACTGATGCATTTATCGACCTTTGAACTTTCGTAGGAGTTCTTCCGTAACTTCAATGAATGTAGAATCATTTACTTTTAAAACTAATGAAGAGCCACCGGAAAGAAGGAAAACTAACAGTACGAGGCCTGGTAACAACCGTATGCTCATCAAGCACTAGCACAACACTTAAATTTCAACCTACCATTGACTCGAGCAAAATCAAAAGCACCAAGGAACCAACACGGGATCAAGATATGATGGAAAACACAGACCTGAAAATCTGGAGCAGAGCAAATTCCGAGAATACGGTGTCTAGTAGTCTGAGGCTTATCAGTGACAATGGAGAGTTTCTGGCCAACCATTTGGTTGGACAAGGTACTCTTGCCAACATTGGGCTTTCCCACAACGGCCACGTAGCCGCTCCGGTGGTCGGGGTGAAATTCCATTTCTTCCGCCTCGTAATCGTCCAGCAAGAGCAACGACGTGTTTCTGTCGGGCTTGACGCTCAACGAAAGCAACATCGACGATGAATTTTCAGCATCATCACCGGTCATGTAACCATCTTCCTCTTCAGCAGCAGAATGCGTTGGTACTCTGTTCCTCCTGGAATCCCTTCTTTCTGTGGATACATGAGAAACCACTGGCCGAAATTGGCGACGAGTAGCAGTACTTGTGCGGGAATATGTATATACAGGGGGAGGGAAGGGAATGTTGTATCTCACTACCAATTCATTCATCATTCCTACGTTATCCGCCCGCCCTCTTGGATTTTGTTTATACGACGACGTCTGCCCTCTGTCTGTCATCTCAACAAAATGCTCGCCAatgttattaataataaatctttttttaaaaaaaaatatatgtgaatATTTGTGGAgtaaatttccttaaaatctcCAAATCCACACTCGACTCTATCATCAGTTCATGTGTCAATCTTTGTCTATTTTCAGTTTTTACTGACAaatatttctttgttttaactcggtaatttcataaaatatctaaaataaCCCTTTCTTCTAACAATTCTTACGCATAAATCAAAACCCATGTTTCAACACTAGTATGTTACAAGATGAAAAGTCAAGATTTACAAAGAAGAAATGTAGAAATTTCTTCAACGATTCTGCTTTTGTTTCTATTGGTGTGTAGTTTTTCACTTTCAATAtgtaattaaagtttaaattttttttcacgTTTAAAACTTTACTTGAGTGTTGTATGATTCTAAACCCCTTCATAAGGTATTTACTGAAAATATACTTTTAACAAATAATGTTCGGTTTCAACTATTTCGGATTTCAAGTAGAGATAGCTCGTCTTATAAATACCTATGAATAATCAACTGGATCATATGTTGTTCTTTAATCGTCATATTAAGTCCACGATTAAATATCGTGTTCCTTTTCTAATTAGTGCTAGAAAATATAGAACAAGTTTTTCGTTCAGAATCAACAACGGGAAGACGCAGGAATCCGGCTGGCGTCGGTGAGGCCTAAGCAGCAACGCCACACGGCAATGGAAGAGAGGTTCTCGGCTGTGGATACCTTAGCAAGGTGGTGGTGGTCGAGTTTTTGGAGAGGAGAGAGAAGAGAGAAAATCTACAATCTTCATTGTGTTGTGTGTTATCAACTATTGATAACATATATTTAATGTCTCTCAAATGTACATGATCCTTCTAGAAGTAGGAGTCTCTCACTTGTCAAATCTCTCATATTTACCTTATCGACTTTTGACAAGATTTGATAGTATTAGATGAGTTTTTATCTATCAATGAGATTTTAGAACTTTCTAAAACTCTCCTTGTGTGATTTGATTATTAGAAACCCACTCATCCATGTTTGACCGTGAAACTCCAAGTTTAATTAATCTAACAATTCATGATTCGGATTTTATCATAATCTCGATTGACGATCAAAGATCGCCGATGTGgcaaaggtaaaaaaaaaactcgttattatgatgcaaagtgaaaatttcgaagaacaaaattttcattGATTCATTTTTGTTAGCCACCTATTTTAGAACTCCTTCACTAATTAAGCAGTTGCACTCTTCTCGCATAATTAGCAGTCAAGCTAACTTCTACAACTTCTAAATACGAAATCCATTTATAAACTATATGTTTGATATCCATCAAACTTAATCATCAAATTCaacacttgtgtgaccctcaatggaccaagtctcgagctcgaactcgagctcgagcgaaCTTCATCCTTATTTTAAGTGGCTTAATTGACTAGGAACGAGTTTAAAATATACATTACACATCTAATGAATTTCATTATCAACATGACTTGTGGATCATATGGTActataatatatttaagaacTTTATCCATGTAGCttacatgaaaatattaaattgaaaataacaaaaattatcatGTTTAATAACTACTATTTTAAACACTCGTGTTTGTTAAAATGCTAGTATATAGAATAGATGGATATATGAATATACAAAAACTctagtgagacggtctcacggattaatttcgtgggtcgaatctcttatttgggtcatccatgaaaaaatattactttttatgctaaaattattactttttgttgtgaatatcggtaggattgacccgtctcacagataaaaattagtgagactgtctcacaataTACTTACTCATATGAATATACCAAGACCGCATGTCTAAAGAGTGAGTTTTTGCACCAAAACCTCAATTGAAAtatcaaaaattcataattcacCCTATGAAAATTAAATAGGAGTCTCAATCCTCGACTTTGTATAAAATTTGCACAATTTATCCTtgctaatgaatttttttaactaaGCACTCGTGTTGAGGCTATGAAACTAATTTTTGAACAATATTATGTCGAATGTACGGATACCCTTTTATTTATCTATAATATAtcaatcataatataaattttctagGTCCACAAAAGATTGAGCAAAAACCCATAGAATTTTCGAGCAAGAAATCATGGAATCTTGTTCGAAGGGGGAAAATCTCTACTCGATGTCGGGCAAACGTAGGTTATTTAGCTATAACATGGGTCCATGCtcagaaaatcattttaataagAGTAAATCGTGCGACGACCTGAGACGACTACTTAATTTTCATATGgataaaatatacatttttttatattttagatgGAGTTTGGTTTGTACTATGATGCAGTGGAAAGGGAATTCAAGAAAGTGTAACACATTACTATTTACTCCGGGAACAGAAGAATGTCCAAACGTATCCTGAGAGTCTTGAACTAACATATTGATGAGATGCTAGAATACTAGTGAATCCCACATGTCCAAATCAATTGGGACttttttgcattaaaattttaccCTTATCCTAGCATGAACTCaatcaaacaaacaaacaattgCAAGGCGGGGAGTTTCAATGCTTCTATGTGATCTATGAAACATcataaaatacacaaaaaaatataccATCATGGTGTGAGATGTTGTGGGCAGTTTCAATGCTTCTATGTGATTTATGAAACATcataaaatacacaaaaaaagATATACCATCATGGTATTTCTTTACAcaagatggaaaattttatcATCTTGATTTTTATTACCTTCTATGTTATGACTTTCCCTAGGGTACATCACCACTATTTTGGGCTACAGTCAACCTCAAGCATGTGAGATTGGCTCCTCGAGGAAGATGATCCTTTTTCAGTGTGGAAGTAAGACCACCCAATGAAAGCTGAACCCAGTGTAATTGCTGCAGCAATAGACCCAAAAACCCATATCTGTTTTCTCTTCCTCTTTTGCCTATGTCGTCTTGCTGTTTCTACACGGTATAAAGATGGATAAGATGAGAGTGTCCCCTCTAAAGCAATTCAAAAGGGTAAGCCATAATAATGAAGAATAACATCCGAAGTAAGCGTCAAATACACGTATAAAAATACGCTGACTAATCAGAAATACAAAATGAGCTTTTATCGTAGTACACGTCACTAGGAAAATTTTTGCATGTACTTGTACAAATAgaaaataaagatttaaaaaGTTCTGTTAGAAGGAAACGAAACCATTTTTTGActtcttttccttttattttcctAAGATTTTCTCATCTCACCAAACGATTGTTGTAACATGAAGAGAATGTGTGATATCATTTTATGAGTACAGCAGATCACACATTTTATGAGTACAGCAGCAAATAAGTATAGAACTAACAATATGAAAGGGGGAAATTTAATGGGTTTTCAAATTTGTCAAATACATTGAAATATATTACCTgttcattaaataaaaaaattgtattgatCGAACAAAACCACAGCTCACACTATCATATCATTTTTCATAGGCAAATAAAAAAGAACTCAAAGATAGaaggaaaaaaggaaaagaaacttGATCACATCCATGGTATATTATACCGCTTTTGTTATATCTCCCTCAAAACTCGTATTCCAGTTTATGAAACACATATTGCTCTCCCATTGATTAGCTATCTCACGGCTTACCAAATAATATTCTGAATATAATTGGCCTTATACACACAATTAAACTTGGGTATTTAGCAACATAGGACAATAGATACTCTTTTTATTCTgaaaaaaaaggggaaaaaaagctTCAATAACTTACCTACAACTTCTTGGTTCCTTTGAGACATCTCCTGGTTCACAGTTTCATAATAATGAAGTCTATCGCATAGACGAGCAATCTCAGAGTTCTTCAACCTTATTTGAGCTTCCATCTCCATCTCTACCTCAGCTTTTGCAATTCCCCTTCCAATTGAATTTGATATAAACCGAGCAATATACACTTGTTGGCACACCTCAGCTGCAGGATCAGCTGATTGGTCACCATCAGCCGAAGCAGTTGGGTCTGCTGGTAGCGTCAACCCCAAAGGAATCAATCGTTCACAAATCCTCTGCCAATGATTTCTCATATTGTTtagagtttcttccgcttgctTTCTCTTCTCCATCTCTATCAATAAATTCAATCTTGTTTCATGCAATTCATTGTCAATATTTCGCATCGGAAGTTGAGGCCCAATCTCCGGCGATAAATCTGAGGGatgagatgcaattaattcattGAAAAAGGAATTTAAGATATTAACCTCATGATACATGTAGTGATTGATAATTGACTAGTAAATGAGATTAATGTTTGCTTTCTCTCAATCCTCCATTCTGCGGCTATATCTCACTCTGCCGCATAGTTCCTTTTCTTTTAGGCAATTATTTATTAGAGCAGATATCATGATACTTACTCTATAAAAGACCACAGCATCGTCAAATTGAAATCAAGCCACTTGATTATGTTTTAACAACATTTAAAAGACACAAGAAAGCACTTCCATTAAATTAGGatcctcaaaaaaaaaaaaaaaagtaaggcACCTTCCCAAGCATCATAGAACTCTGCAATTGGTGCGGTAGAGTTCAATAACGACTCCGCTCCACCATTACCCTCGCTTTCGGCATTGCTCTCAACACTCATCGACTCCTTTGGATCGACAAAAACATCAAGCTCTCCATCCTGCTGTAAATTAAACGACGGGCACTTCATAACACCATTTATCACATTTGTACCATTAGTTTCGTCGTTGCTTCCACATTTTCCCACTGTATCTCCAGATGAGGCAGATACAAAGTTATGATCACTCTTTTGATCAATCAACTCGCCATGAACAAAGCTGTAATCCTTCGCTGCAGTTTCAATGTTCTTTCCAGCAGTGTGCCCATTCCCATGATCGGCTCTTTCACACATTCCAACATCATCCTCGGAGTAACTCTTCAAGAGTCTTGGACCCCGTCGCTTGTGATTGATGATGTAAGGTGATGGAGGGAAAGAAGATGGAGAATCGGGAAGAGGAGTGGATGCAGGAGTAGCGTAAAGTGCAGGTGAGATTTGAGTCCAATGGTGTTCTTTATCTGCAACAGATGTAGTTGATTCAAAACTTCTCTTATCGATCTTAGGATTGTAAGGAGTATAAACTCCCCTATCTCGCTTAGCACTAGAAGAAACCTCAACTCCCTTCGGATTCGGAGGAACACTGACTCCCCTTTCAAGCTTTGAACTAGGAGCATTAATTCCCCTGTCCAGCCTCGAGATTGGAGTACTCTTCTGCCTTTCAAGTTGTGAATCAGGAGAATTTCTAGCTGGCGCCATGGACTTTGCAGCTCCAGGTTCTATGAGTCTATCCAAAGCTATTGCTGTAATTGCAGACATGGCGCCTGCAAAGAAAAATGAATCCCATCTCATATCCCACCAATGGAACGCAGAAGAGTTGTCCGTCCATCCGTCCGTCGAAACAAGGACGTAAAATCAttgaaaaagaaacaaatacaCGGGAATTGAAAAAAGCCTAGAAACAtgtaaatcaaatcaaaatcaatcattgaaaaagaaaaaaaaaatacacgaTAATTGACAAAAGCCTAGAAACAGGTAAATCAAATCAAaaccatatatatattattaaaaaaaaaaaaaaagaatcttaCAGGAGGAACCGAAGAATCCCTAGCAAGGAGAGGCGAGAAGTAGATAGATGAGGAGAAAGTATGGATGCATGTCTTCAATTCAATGGCatgagaaataaagaaagatcCTGCTTTTTCGGTACTCTCTGAGATTATTTTCCTGATAATTATCAGCGATTGGTAAGGGCGGCGGCCACACCATTCGGGTCAATTTGTAACCTATCGGAATCCAAATGTATTAAATGGGTCTAGAAGGTGATTTATGAAAGAAGTTCCAATATTTGCATCTTTtgttataaatcataaaataaagatAGATGAATAAagataatttatcaaaaaattgaaCACAATCATACTATTTATAGAGAAAGATTACAACATATAAATCTTTACATATATTATCTtgtcatatttatttatattatatatactatattattaagtttgagacatttatagtaaataatttttggtgtcatggtctgttttaataattatatatattaataaagtgttaaaattttaatgttagTCATATGTAGTTCAGTGGATAGAGTTTTTCTTTCTTAGGTATCAAGTTGTGGGTTCGATTCCTATTTAAGTTTTTTATAATTCCTTTCtttcttctatttatttttttaaattcacaTATCTAAATTGCAGTGTAATCTCttactatttcttataattattttttgattctcattaaatataaaccaaatgaattataaaaatattatacaagcacACAACGCGTGCTTTGGTGCACTAGTCTTAATTGTAAATCTTTCAAATCTAACTAAATAAGATAATCATCTACAATAAGAATATATTTATGACAATCTCTCTTATATGATTATTTGCACAAATAACCGATTCATCAAATATCCATTTGGTAAGATGGATGTTTAGAAACTTCATCGGAACTCAATGCTGCATAGTTAAAACCTTTTCAGTAAAATTCATTAGGAAAAATCCGAACGAAAGAAAAAGAGTATATCAATACATAAATTCTTTGTAAGTCTTCTCAACGATAGATGTGCCTCGTTAGAACCTTGCTAGGAAAACCCAATAGGACAAAATCCTAGTGAAAGAAAAATAGTACGACATCTCTTGCTAATTGTTAATTGCCTCATTAAAAACCTTGTCATGATAATTCACGCTGGAAAAAtaatagatgagaaaaaataGTACAACTTTGATTGCTCCTTCTATTGCAAGCATGACTTGAAATCATCAACTATTCGTATTCCGAACTTGTACACTGATTTACCAAAagttgatgcaggtgataattTTGTAAAAAGATCGGTCATATTATTTTCGGTTGTTGATAATTTCTTTACGTAAATCAATAGTCTGTATCATATTGCAAAGAAAACCAATCATGTGTCTTTCTGTTTGTAATTGTCTTCTTTGGAGAGAAGATATACATTACTAGTATAATTGGTGATACATGATGGCGTATAAATTCCTATATATGTTACTTCAAGACcaaatatattttcttcataTTTCAAATTGGCGAAAAAGATTCTTTGAGCATCAAATGGTCAAACAACCACAAATTGATGCAATTTATAAAAGTATTTTCGTACATTTTCTTTGTACTATAACTTATTTACATATATTCTTCTAGAAAATCTTCAATTTATAATCATAGACAGAATTTCGtcttttccaaatattttatcgcaaatttatatttcaattactTGTCTATTTTAGTAaactcttcaaaaaaaaaaaaaaactaatatgaAATTATCACATGTatcatgattattttaatttgtataatGACATGTTATATTGAAATAATAGTTTTGGACGTTGAATCTAAATACATTTAACACCTCAAATCTTAAGAGAATTTTCTATACATATCACTGTAAAATTAACTCATCCATGgcaattgaaaatattttctcataaccgacttttattttcttcatattTCAAATTGGCGAAAAAGATTCTTTGAGCATCAATTGGTCAAACAACCACAAATTGATGCAACttataaaagtattttcataCATTTTCTTTGTACTATAACTTATTTACATATATTCTTATAGAAAATCTTCAATTTATAATCGTAGACAGAATTTCGtcttttccaaatattttatcacaaatttatatttcaattactTGTCCATTTTAGTAAACtcttaaacaaaaaaaaaaactaatatgaAAGTATTACATGTatcatgattattttaatttgtataatGACATGTTCTATTGAAATAATAGTTTAGGACGTTGAATCTAAATCCATTTAACACCTCAAATCCTAAGAGAATTTTCTATACATATCACTGTCAAATTAACTCATTCATGgcaattgaaaatattttctcataaccGACTTTGGATTGGAAATTCTGAGCTATAGTGTGTCATATTTCACATGTCATTTGTCAATCATTTTTATCGAAATCActacaaattatattttcagataatcattattttacattatagcaaaaacacattaataattatatcattttgatcccaaataatATGTGAAatctcatattttaatatacttGTCATTTTTCATGAATAACACCATCCAAATTTgattcattaaaatatttggtcGATCATGGTTTTGTCATCTTTTATGTTTACTTACAAATAATATAAGATATGTCCTGCAGAACATCAAAATCTTTCATAACGACTAgacttaattattattttgacatTGAGATATTCACTCATTTTCTTTAAAGAGTTTCTTCGTCGCTTAATACAAGTTGATACATTATTCAACTAGAACATTAACGAAGTTAAATAGTATAATTGATCTTATACACAAgatcaaataacatattttgacATTTAAACTTGAAACTTCATGTTCAATTTATATTACGTTGGGATCGGTctcaaaaatattcttttaacTTCTATTTACTCCACTTCAATGTTAGAAATATTGttttacaataataataaataagaaattacatcataaaatctcattgctcaaaatatttgatcataagattcaaattatttccaacatatttacAATCTCTTCAAGAGATTTACTCTAGTGCATTGTCGCATATTACACATTATCAGTTGTCATAATATATACAACATATATTTCATATTTCTCAAAATATGATACATTCATTATCAAAATCAATGGTTTCAATAATTGATGGGATGAGAGGCATAATATATCAATTAAAccaacatatttataatcataaaattgatattcaTATTCTTTCTTGTTAATCAAGCTTGTCTTGATTATATATTCtagaaatttttctcaaaacgTATTTTTGCAAACATCAAGTTGCAATTATGGGACcacattatttattcattccaGATAATACAAGAATTTCTGCCAACTTGAGCTTATCATAATGTTATCTAATTTGATAAGCCatagataaaaattcataaaattttttggatatttgattaaaaaatctTCATATCTATCGATCCAGGAACTATTGGCTTCATCATTAACATCTTTGTGCACTATCAATAGTTTGTTAactatttatataatttgaatgTTCAACACAATCGATTATGCTAAACTCTGAAAATATTTGTATCGATGATACTTTTGGAGAATATTAGCTCTTCTAGAACTATTGATTTGTCATATActatttatatcaaattaatATTGGCATTGGATTAACAAATCCATGTACGTCAATGCTTATCATTATTCTATTGTATCAAGCATATCATCTTTTTTTCATCTTCAATCAAACGATCTTCTAGATCCTTAATACATTCATATCAACATAcgatgaaaatataatttgggTAGACATCATCAGCTTCCAAAAACTTTATATCGGGCTTGATGTATATCTCAATATTTTGTGccaaatttataattcatatCTCATTTGAGATAATATATTCTTATTTGATATCAATTGTGTTCATTAGCACTATCACATTCATCTTATAGAATGGATCACATCAATTAGacaattttgaataattttcttCCTTTATTTCTCTTtgaataaacaaaatattataactatGATATTGAAATTGACAAATTGAACATGAGAAATTGAACGTACATTTTCAAATTCTACATACATTTTTAAATTCTTACATGTATCAAGTAGATATTTTACCTTAAATAACGACATTCGGTCTTTCATGAATGTCATTCCACATTAGATTTTTTGTTCCTacatttataaaacatataaaaaaaacaaaatgtaatataatattttatcatttattagcgcttta
This sequence is a window from Primulina huaijiensis isolate GDHJ02 chromosome 13, ASM1229523v2, whole genome shotgun sequence. Protein-coding genes within it:
- the LOC140991386 gene encoding GTPase ERA-like, chloroplastic, whose amino-acid sequence is MMNELVVRYNIPFPPPVYTYSRTSTATRRQFRPVVSHVSTERRDSRRNRVPTHSAAEEEDGYMTGDDAENSSSMLLSLSVKPDRNTSLLLLDDYEAEEMEFHPDHRSGYVAVVGKPNVGKSTLSNQMVGQKLSIVTDKPQTTRHRILGICSAPDFQMILYDTPGVIEKKMHKLDSMMMKNVRSAAFNADCVIVVVDVCKEPQKIDDVLEEGVGDRKDKLPTLLVLNKKDLIKPGEIAKRIEWYEKFTGVDEVMPVSAKYGHGVDDVKEWILSKLPIGPAYYPKDIASEHPERFFVAEILREKIFMQYRNEVPYACQVNVVSYKSRPNAKDFIQAEIIVEKNSQRIILIGKEGKALKLLATAARLDIEDFLQKKVFLEVEVKVKENWRQNEGLLKHYGYGGQIQAL
- the LOC140991737 gene encoding uncharacterized protein; the protein is MSAITAIALDRLIEPGAAKSMAPARNSPDSQLERQKSTPISRLDRGINAPSSKLERGVSVPPNPKGVEVSSSAKRDRGVYTPYNPKIDKRSFESTTSVADKEHHWTQISPALYATPASTPLPDSPSSFPPSPYIINHKRRGPRLLKSYSEDDVGMCERADHGNGHTAGKNIETAAKDYSFVHGELIDQKSDHNFVSASSGDTVGKCGSNDETNGTNVINGVMKCPSFNLQQDGELDVFVDPKESMSVESNAESEGNGGAESLLNSTAPIAEFYDAWEDLSPEIGPQLPMRNIDNELHETRLNLLIEMEKRKQAEETLNNMRNHWQRICERLIPLGLTLPADPTASADGDQSADPAAEVCQQVYIARFISNSIGRGIAKAEVEMEMEAQIRLKNSEIARLCDRLHYYETVNQEMSQRNQEVVETARRHRQKRKRKQIWVFGSIAAAITLGSAFIGWSYFHTEKGSSSSRSQSHMLEVDCSPK